A genomic segment from Bacillus cereus G9842 encodes:
- a CDS encoding YhgE/Pip domain-containing protein, translating into MKQIWRIYKTDLRNVAKHWAAIVIVLGLMILPSLYAWFNIKASWDPYGNTKEVPIAVSNQDAGSNLRGKDINIGKEIVDSLKKNKNLGWKFVDEKQAIYGVERGDYYASITIPKDFSEKIATVLDENPKKPELDYYVNEKVNAIAPKITAKGASGITEEISKNFVKTANGEIFKIFNDLGIDLETNLPSIEKVKDLVFKLEAQFPEMNTLMDKALDDATRAEDIVKVAQKDLPVVESVINDGQEALANLDKFFARQDQTLKNAPGTIRNDLVVAKGVMDSAAVFTNFLMNPGVDLNIPDFSGMNGLPEFPARPDLSKLNNDGYKSIAQNINQTVNNVLSSSRAGTAYGKSVLNGLQNGQFDPEQAKKDLNAVSNQLQARTEGISYLINVFTELQNSATTDFGKSFFQGRVDRLTKLKSGMENANNGIKDIVNVIGTGQEVKKDVTDVANQKLDAANALIDQAEKDYNETFVADYKKAVSTVDQAKANANEIYDNAKADYDKAKNGLESTKSSVQKALEDVQNKGINGLEGSKEALKSLNGQFQSGIGLIDDMIPVLESTNKVLADVNSDKNLNNGIAKLNKAKSSLQKGVDATNKGITLLNNGQKPTKDVIESINNAAKGGSAQLTDVLSTYDSEIVPNFNTAIARTKEMSKNTTQILNDADKKLPDVKKLLEDSSKGLVDGRKKLVDIKAEMPETEKKIKDLANKIRDFESEEDLKDIIRLLKNDVEKQSDYFANPVNLKENKLFAMPNYGSAMSPFYTVLALWVGALLMVSLLTVEVHEEGANYKSHEIYFGRLLTFLTIGLSQAFIVSMGDIFLLGTYVVDKFWFVLFSLFIGGVFVCIVYSLVSIFGNVGKSMAIILLVLQVAGSGGTFPIQMTPAFFQAIYPFLPFTYAISAIRETVGGMLWDIVTRDLLVLSVFVVVMIVAALLLKTPINKSSEKFVENAKGSKIIH; encoded by the coding sequence ATGAAACAGATTTGGCGTATTTATAAGACAGATTTACGGAATGTAGCCAAACATTGGGCTGCAATTGTTATTGTTTTAGGATTAATGATTTTACCATCGTTATATGCATGGTTTAACATTAAAGCTTCTTGGGATCCGTATGGAAATACAAAAGAGGTTCCCATTGCAGTTTCTAACCAAGATGCAGGTTCTAATTTAAGAGGGAAAGATATTAATATCGGGAAAGAGATTGTAGACTCCCTTAAGAAAAACAAAAATCTTGGCTGGAAATTTGTAGATGAAAAACAAGCAATTTACGGAGTTGAGCGTGGGGATTATTATGCAAGTATTACGATTCCAAAAGACTTCTCTGAAAAAATCGCAACTGTTCTGGATGAAAATCCGAAAAAACCAGAACTGGATTACTATGTGAATGAAAAAGTAAACGCGATCGCACCGAAGATTACAGCAAAAGGTGCATCAGGTATTACAGAAGAAATTAGTAAAAACTTTGTTAAAACAGCAAACGGTGAGATTTTTAAAATTTTCAATGACCTTGGAATCGATTTAGAAACAAACTTACCAAGTATCGAAAAAGTAAAAGATCTTGTATTTAAGTTAGAAGCGCAGTTCCCAGAAATGAATACACTCATGGATAAGGCGTTAGATGATGCGACTCGAGCAGAAGATATTGTGAAAGTGGCGCAAAAAGATTTACCTGTTGTAGAGAGTGTAATAAATGATGGGCAGGAAGCATTGGCGAATTTAGATAAGTTCTTTGCAAGACAAGATCAAACATTAAAAAACGCTCCAGGAACGATAAGAAATGATTTAGTAGTAGCAAAAGGCGTTATGGATAGTGCAGCTGTATTTACTAACTTTTTAATGAATCCAGGTGTGGATTTAAATATTCCTGATTTCTCTGGAATGAATGGATTACCTGAATTCCCTGCAAGACCGGACCTTTCTAAGTTGAATAATGACGGATATAAAAGTATAGCGCAAAATATTAATCAAACAGTAAATAATGTTTTAAGCTCATCACGTGCAGGAACAGCTTATGGGAAAAGTGTTTTAAATGGATTGCAAAATGGTCAGTTTGATCCAGAACAAGCAAAGAAAGATTTAAATGCAGTATCAAATCAATTGCAAGCTCGTACAGAAGGTATTTCGTATCTTATTAATGTATTTACTGAACTTCAAAACTCAGCGACGACTGATTTTGGAAAAAGCTTTTTCCAAGGGCGAGTGGATCGCCTAACTAAGCTGAAAAGTGGTATGGAAAATGCAAACAACGGTATTAAAGATATTGTAAATGTTATCGGTACAGGACAAGAAGTAAAGAAAGATGTAACAGATGTAGCAAATCAAAAATTAGATGCAGCAAATGCATTAATTGATCAAGCTGAAAAAGATTATAATGAAACGTTTGTAGCAGATTATAAAAAAGCAGTTAGCACAGTAGATCAAGCTAAAGCTAATGCGAATGAAATATACGATAATGCAAAAGCTGATTATGATAAAGCGAAAAATGGTCTAGAAAGTACTAAATCTAGTGTCCAAAAAGCACTAGAGGATGTACAAAACAAAGGTATTAATGGTTTAGAAGGTTCGAAGGAAGCCTTGAAAAGCTTAAATGGTCAATTCCAATCTGGAATCGGTTTAATTGATGATATGATTCCAGTTCTAGAAAGTACAAATAAGGTTTTAGCGGATGTAAATAGTGATAAAAACCTTAATAATGGAATCGCAAAATTAAATAAAGCGAAAAGTAGTCTGCAAAAAGGTGTAGATGCAACGAATAAGGGGATTACACTTCTTAACAATGGACAGAAACCTACAAAAGATGTAATTGAAAGTATTAACAATGCTGCGAAGGGCGGATCAGCTCAATTAACAGATGTATTATCGACGTATGATTCAGAGATTGTACCTAACTTCAATACAGCAATTGCTCGTACAAAAGAGATGTCGAAAAATACAACTCAAATTTTAAACGATGCAGACAAAAAGCTTCCAGATGTTAAAAAGTTACTAGAAGATTCATCAAAAGGCTTGGTAGACGGTAGAAAGAAATTAGTAGACATTAAAGCTGAAATGCCGGAGACTGAGAAAAAGATTAAAGATTTAGCAAATAAAATTCGTGATTTTGAATCTGAAGAGGATTTAAAAGACATCATACGCTTATTGAAAAACGATGTTGAGAAGCAAAGTGATTACTTTGCGAATCCAGTAAATTTAAAAGAAAATAAATTATTTGCGATGCCGAACTACGGTTCAGCGATGTCACCATTCTATACAGTGCTTGCATTATGGGTAGGCGCATTATTAATGGTTTCATTATTAACGGTAGAAGTACACGAAGAGGGCGCGAATTATAAGAGCCATGAAATTTACTTCGGACGTTTATTAACATTCTTAACGATAGGTCTTTCACAAGCGTTTATCGTATCGATGGGAGATATATTCTTACTCGGTACGTACGTAGTCGATAAGTTCTGGTTTGTGTTATTTAGTTTATTTATTGGTGGAGTCTTCGTTTGTATCGTATACTCACTCGTTTCTATTTTCGGAAACGTTGGGAAATCGATGGCGATCATTTTACTTGTACTGCAAGTAGCAGGATCGGGCGGAACATTCCCAATTCAAATGACACCAGCGTTCTTCCAAGCAATTTATCCGTTCTTACCGTTCACGTATGCAATTAGTGCAATTCGTGAAACAGTTGGCGGAATGCTTTGGGATATCGTAACACGAGATTTACTTGTGTTAAGTGTTTTCGTAGTAGTTATGATTGTTGCTGCGTTATTACTGAAAACACCAATTAACAAATCAAGTGAAAAATTTGTTGAGAATGCAAAAGGAAGTAAAATCATTCATTAA
- a CDS encoding FAD-dependent oxidoreductase translates to MKQTKLTGRIVVPTDPDYNVARMNLNLSIPKLPCIIVFCQNNKDICNALKWARERHIPFRLRSGRHSYENFSLLNRGLIIDVSEMHRITVNTEKLTATIEAGANLGTVYKELWNYGVTIPAGTSASVGIVGLALGGGIGMLSRLFGLTCDQLMEVEMVQACGKFGAKPIRANEQENSNLFWACRGGGGGNFGIITSLTFRVHPVKNVSIFSITWEWEDFIAAFQAWQNWAPYIDERLTSSIELFAKQRNKIEAQGEFVGSPSELHSLLSPLLETGSPSLFIEEVPYIKAVEFFNGGNIPENFKRSGSYVYKPIPLKGIQLMQYFLSHAPNKDASIWHQSLIGAVENISPNETAYFHRKAIIAQEYITSWKCDDEENRNIRWVKDLRESLDPYTLGDYVNWPDIDIKNWQTSYYGSNFHRLRKVKTMYDPCDVFHFQQSIPPFHT, encoded by the coding sequence TTGAAGCAAACAAAATTAACAGGTCGTATCGTTGTTCCCACAGATCCTGACTACAATGTAGCCCGAATGAATTTAAATTTAAGTATTCCAAAACTCCCTTGTATTATTGTTTTTTGTCAAAATAACAAGGATATCTGTAACGCCTTAAAATGGGCACGTGAACGTCATATACCATTTCGGTTAAGAAGTGGACGTCATAGCTATGAAAATTTTTCTCTTTTAAATAGAGGACTTATTATTGATGTGAGTGAAATGCATCGCATTACTGTTAATACAGAGAAATTAACAGCAACAATTGAGGCTGGTGCAAATCTTGGCACTGTTTATAAAGAACTTTGGAATTACGGTGTTACAATTCCTGCTGGTACAAGTGCAAGCGTTGGAATTGTTGGATTAGCACTTGGCGGTGGTATTGGTATGCTTTCACGCTTATTTGGATTAACATGTGATCAATTAATGGAAGTGGAAATGGTACAAGCGTGTGGAAAATTTGGTGCAAAACCCATTCGTGCAAATGAACAAGAAAACTCTAACCTTTTTTGGGCATGCCGTGGTGGCGGTGGTGGAAACTTCGGAATTATCACTTCCTTAACTTTTCGAGTCCACCCCGTAAAAAATGTATCAATTTTCTCAATTACATGGGAATGGGAAGACTTTATTGCTGCATTTCAAGCGTGGCAAAACTGGGCACCTTATATAGATGAACGTCTCACTTCATCGATCGAATTATTCGCCAAGCAACGAAATAAAATCGAAGCACAAGGCGAGTTTGTCGGTTCTCCCTCTGAACTCCATTCCCTATTATCCCCTCTTCTTGAAACTGGCAGCCCCTCTCTCTTTATAGAAGAAGTTCCTTATATAAAGGCTGTCGAATTTTTTAATGGCGGTAACATCCCTGAAAATTTCAAGCGCTCTGGTTCCTATGTCTATAAACCTATTCCCCTTAAAGGCATTCAACTCATGCAATACTTTCTTTCTCATGCCCCAAATAAAGATGCTAGTATTTGGCATCAATCGCTCATAGGTGCTGTTGAAAATATTTCGCCGAATGAAACGGCTTATTTTCATCGTAAAGCAATTATTGCCCAAGAATACATTACCTCTTGGAAATGCGATGATGAAGAAAATCGAAATATACGCTGGGTTAAAGATTTACGAGAAAGCTTAGATCCTTATACACTAGGTGACTATGTGAACTGGCCCGATATCGACATTAAAAATTGGCAAACTAGTTATTATGGCTCTAACTTTCACAGATTGCGTAAAGTAAAAACTATGTATGATCCTTGTGATGTTTTTCATTTCCAACAAAGTATTCCTCCTTTTCATACGTGA
- a CDS encoding endonuclease/exonuclease/phosphatase family protein produces the protein MKLLTLNCHSWQEENQIEKIQYLAKVIQEEEYDVIALQEVSQSIQAENVCGNKKKDNFGLLLLEELKALHVKDYNITWDFSHIGYDVYEEGLAIITKHNIIKEDTFFISENEDTTYWKTRKIVSTTIAYNGKDITFYSCHLGWWNDEEESFKGQFDRLMERVDSNKLAFLMGDFNNNARLEGEGYEYMMQKGLYDTYELAIEKDEGTTVQGEIAGWDENKHNLRIDLILCNQSKKVHSSKVIFNGTNRNVISDHFGVEVQLDI, from the coding sequence ATGAAATTGCTAACTTTAAACTGTCATTCTTGGCAAGAAGAGAATCAAATAGAAAAGATACAATACCTTGCTAAAGTAATTCAAGAAGAAGAGTACGATGTCATCGCATTACAAGAAGTAAGTCAGTCCATACAAGCTGAAAATGTATGCGGTAACAAGAAAAAAGATAATTTTGGACTTTTACTATTAGAAGAGTTAAAAGCGCTACATGTAAAAGATTACAATATTACTTGGGATTTCTCTCATATTGGTTATGACGTGTACGAAGAAGGATTAGCGATTATAACGAAGCATAATATTATAAAAGAAGATACGTTCTTTATTTCAGAAAACGAGGATACAACGTATTGGAAAACGCGTAAAATTGTAAGTACAACAATTGCTTATAATGGTAAGGATATAACGTTTTACTCTTGCCATCTCGGTTGGTGGAATGATGAAGAAGAGTCATTCAAAGGTCAATTCGATCGTTTGATGGAGCGTGTAGATAGCAATAAGCTCGCCTTCTTAATGGGGGATTTTAATAACAATGCTCGCTTGGAAGGCGAAGGTTATGAGTATATGATGCAAAAAGGGTTGTATGACACATATGAATTAGCAATAGAGAAGGATGAAGGAACGACTGTCCAAGGCGAGATTGCTGGTTGGGATGAAAATAAACATAATTTGCGAATCGATCTAATATTGTGTAACCAAAGTAAAAAAGTTCATTCTTCAAAAGTTATTTTTAATGGTACAAACAGAAATGTAATTTCAGATCATTTCGGTGTAGAGGTTCAATTGGATATATAA
- a CDS encoding PTS transporter subunit IIBC — MKITSFDFWQKFGKALLVVVAVMPAAGLMISIGKLIGMSAGDVNAVHTIARVMEDIGWAIITNLHILFAVAIGGSWAKDRAGGAFAALLAFVLTNRITGAIFGVNAEMLADSKAKVSSVIAGDLIVKDYFTSVLGAPALNMGVFVGIITGFLGATLYNKYYNYNKLPQALAFFNGKRFVPFVVILWSTVTAIVLSLLWPFIQSGLNEFGRWIAASKDSAPVVAPFVYGTLERLLLPFGLHHMLTIPMNYTELGGTYTMLTGSKVGQVVAGQDPLWLAWITDLNNLLANGDTKAYNDLLNNVVPARFKAGQVIGSTAALMGIAFAMFRNVDKEKRAKYKPMFLSAALAVFLTGVTEPIEFMFMFIAPVLYVVYAITTGLAFALADLINLRVHAFGFIELITRTPMMVNAGLTRDLINFVIVSLVFFGLNFTLFNFLIKKFNLPTPGRAGNYIDNEDEASEGTGNVQDGSLATKVIDLLGGKENIADVDACMTRLRVTVKDLDVVAPEAQWKQNGALGLIVKDKGVQAVYGPKADVLKSDIQDMLGA, encoded by the coding sequence ATGAAAATTACGTCTTTTGATTTTTGGCAAAAGTTTGGGAAAGCTTTATTAGTTGTTGTAGCCGTAATGCCAGCAGCTGGTTTAATGATTTCCATCGGTAAGTTAATTGGTATGTCTGCTGGGGATGTTAACGCAGTTCATACAATCGCTCGCGTAATGGAAGACATCGGTTGGGCAATCATTACAAATCTACACATCTTATTCGCAGTAGCAATTGGGGGATCTTGGGCGAAAGATCGCGCGGGTGGTGCATTTGCAGCGCTATTAGCATTCGTCTTAACAAACCGAATTACAGGAGCTATATTTGGGGTAAACGCTGAAATGTTAGCGGATTCAAAAGCGAAAGTTTCTTCAGTAATAGCGGGAGATTTAATTGTAAAAGATTACTTTACTTCTGTACTTGGTGCACCTGCATTAAACATGGGAGTGTTCGTAGGGATCATCACAGGTTTCTTAGGAGCTACTTTATATAACAAATATTATAACTATAATAAACTGCCACAGGCATTAGCATTCTTTAATGGAAAACGATTTGTACCATTCGTTGTAATTCTTTGGTCTACAGTTACTGCGATTGTATTATCACTTCTATGGCCATTCATCCAAAGTGGGTTAAATGAATTTGGTCGCTGGATTGCAGCTTCAAAAGATAGTGCACCAGTTGTTGCACCGTTTGTATATGGAACGTTAGAGCGTTTATTATTACCATTTGGTTTACACCATATGTTAACGATTCCGATGAACTATACAGAGCTAGGCGGAACATATACGATGCTAACTGGTTCAAAAGTTGGACAAGTTGTAGCAGGACAAGATCCATTATGGCTTGCATGGATTACAGATTTAAATAATTTATTAGCAAATGGAGATACGAAGGCATATAACGATTTATTAAATAACGTTGTACCAGCTCGTTTCAAAGCTGGACAAGTTATCGGCTCAACAGCAGCGTTAATGGGGATTGCATTTGCGATGTTCCGTAACGTTGATAAAGAAAAGCGTGCAAAATATAAACCAATGTTTTTATCAGCAGCATTAGCAGTATTCTTAACAGGTGTAACAGAACCAATTGAATTCATGTTCATGTTTATTGCTCCAGTATTATATGTTGTATATGCTATTACAACAGGACTTGCATTCGCACTAGCTGATTTAATTAACTTACGTGTTCATGCATTTGGATTTATTGAGTTAATTACTCGTACACCAATGATGGTTAACGCAGGTTTAACAAGAGACCTAATCAACTTTGTTATTGTTTCATTAGTGTTCTTCGGTCTTAACTTTACACTATTTAATTTCTTAATTAAAAAATTCAACTTACCAACACCAGGGCGTGCAGGTAACTATATTGATAATGAAGATGAGGCATCAGAAGGAACAGGAAATGTACAAGATGGTTCATTAGCAACAAAAGTTATCGATTTATTAGGTGGAAAAGAAAATATTGCTGACGTAGATGCTTGTATGACACGCTTACGTGTAACAGTAAAAGACTTAGATGTTGTTGCACCAGAAGCACAGTGGAAACAAAATGGTGCTTTAGGGCTTATTGTAAAAGATAAAGGTGTACAAGCGGTATATGGTCCGAAAGCTGACGTATTAAAGTCAGACATTCAAGATATGTTAGGTGCGTAA
- a CDS encoding glycoside hydrolase family 13 protein yields MNKTWWKEAVAYQIYPRSFMDSNGDGIGDLQGIIAKLDYLKDLGIDVIWICPMYKSPNDDNGYDISDYQDIMDEFGTMADFDALLDEVHKRDMKLIIDLVINHTSDEHPWFIESRSSKDNPKRDWYIWHDGKDGAEPNNWESIFNGSAWEYDEETEQYYLHLFSRKQPDLNWENKEVREVLYDTVNWWLDKGIDGFRVDAISHIKKEEGFKDMPNPKELKYVPSFDKHMNVKGIQPLLEELKENTFSKYDIMTVGEANGVKIEDAELWVGEEQGKFNMVFQFEHLSLWDAEKKKDLDVVGLKKVLTKWQKGLENKGWNALYIENHDKPRIVSTWGDDKQYWRESATALGAMYFFMHGTPFIYQGQEIGMTNVQLPNIEDYDDVAIKNLYREKIAEGVPHQDMMEIIWASCRDNSRTPMQWNDEMNAGFTTSTPWFSMNPNYKEINVEKQKNEEKSIFNFYKKMIALKKEHDVLNYGTYDLLLEDDPQIYAYTRTLQDEKVIVISNISKEEAVYNEGSFALERKRLLLNNYEVAEHEEVTTIALKPYETRVYRIS; encoded by the coding sequence ATGAATAAGACATGGTGGAAAGAAGCAGTTGCTTATCAAATTTATCCACGAAGCTTTATGGATTCAAATGGTGATGGTATTGGAGATTTACAAGGTATTATTGCAAAACTGGATTATTTAAAAGACTTAGGTATAGATGTAATTTGGATTTGTCCAATGTATAAGTCGCCTAATGATGATAATGGTTATGATATTAGTGATTATCAAGATATTATGGATGAGTTTGGTACAATGGCAGACTTTGATGCTTTACTAGATGAAGTTCATAAGCGTGATATGAAGCTTATTATTGATTTAGTTATTAATCATACGAGTGATGAACATCCATGGTTTATTGAATCACGTTCATCTAAAGATAATCCGAAGCGTGATTGGTATATTTGGCATGATGGTAAAGATGGTGCGGAGCCAAACAACTGGGAAAGTATTTTTAATGGTTCGGCATGGGAATATGATGAAGAAACAGAACAATATTATTTACATCTATTCTCACGTAAACAACCAGATTTGAACTGGGAGAATAAAGAAGTTCGCGAAGTACTATATGATACGGTTAATTGGTGGCTTGATAAAGGTATTGATGGTTTCCGCGTTGATGCAATCAGTCATATTAAAAAAGAAGAAGGCTTTAAGGATATGCCAAATCCAAAAGAGTTAAAATATGTGCCATCTTTTGATAAACATATGAATGTGAAAGGTATTCAACCTTTATTAGAAGAGCTAAAAGAAAATACATTCTCTAAGTACGATATTATGACTGTTGGTGAAGCAAATGGCGTTAAGATTGAAGATGCTGAGCTTTGGGTTGGAGAAGAGCAAGGTAAGTTCAATATGGTATTCCAGTTTGAACATTTAAGTTTATGGGATGCAGAGAAGAAGAAAGACCTTGATGTTGTAGGATTGAAAAAAGTATTAACGAAATGGCAAAAAGGATTAGAAAATAAAGGATGGAACGCTTTATATATTGAGAATCACGATAAACCACGTATCGTTTCAACATGGGGAGATGACAAACAATATTGGCGTGAAAGTGCAACAGCTCTAGGGGCGATGTATTTCTTTATGCACGGTACACCGTTTATTTATCAAGGCCAAGAAATTGGTATGACAAATGTTCAGTTACCAAATATTGAAGATTACGATGATGTAGCAATTAAAAATTTATATCGCGAGAAAATTGCAGAGGGCGTACCACATCAAGATATGATGGAGATTATATGGGCTTCTTGCCGCGATAATTCACGTACACCTATGCAGTGGAATGATGAGATGAATGCTGGTTTCACAACAAGTACACCTTGGTTTAGCATGAATCCAAATTACAAAGAAATTAATGTTGAAAAGCAAAAAAATGAAGAAAAGTCTATTTTCAATTTCTATAAGAAAATGATTGCCCTGAAAAAAGAGCACGATGTACTGAACTATGGTACGTACGATTTACTTTTAGAAGACGATCCACAAATTTATGCATATACACGTACGTTACAGGATGAAAAAGTCATTGTAATTAGTAATATCTCAAAAGAGGAAGCTGTGTATAATGAGGGTTCATTTGCACTAGAACGCAAACGTTTGCTTTTAAATAACTATGAAGTTGCGGAACATGAAGAAGTAACAACAATTGCTTTAAAACCTTATGAAACAAGGGTTTATCGCATTTCATAA
- the arcC gene encoding carbamate kinase: protein MARRKIVVALGGNAIQSGEATAGAQQEALEKTAEQLVKIMENDVDIVIAHGNGPQVGNILLQQKAAETEKTPAMPLDTCGAMSQGMIGYWMENAIEKALKKRNIQKDVATVITRVVVDKKDEAFKNPTKPIGPFYTEEEARRLMDETKAVFKEDAGRGWRRVVPSPKPVSIHEHKVINSLVEDGNIVIAVGGGGIPVIDSEEGLKGTEAVIDKDFAAQKLAELVDADTLVILTAVDHVYVNYNQPNQKKLEHVTVNQLEEYIEEQQFAAGSMLPKIEAAINFVNTNPKRKTIITSLEKVYEALEEKAGTIISKQNVCMYV, encoded by the coding sequence ATGGCACGAAGAAAAATTGTAGTTGCACTAGGGGGAAATGCGATACAGTCTGGAGAAGCTACTGCGGGAGCGCAGCAAGAAGCGTTGGAAAAAACGGCGGAACAACTTGTGAAAATAATGGAAAATGATGTGGATATAGTAATTGCGCATGGAAATGGCCCACAAGTGGGGAATATTTTATTACAGCAAAAAGCTGCAGAAACGGAAAAGACACCTGCAATGCCATTAGATACTTGTGGGGCAATGAGCCAAGGGATGATTGGATATTGGATGGAAAATGCGATTGAAAAGGCATTAAAAAAACGGAATATACAAAAAGATGTAGCAACGGTTATAACGCGCGTTGTTGTGGACAAAAAAGATGAGGCATTTAAAAATCCAACTAAACCAATTGGTCCTTTTTATACAGAAGAAGAGGCCAGAAGATTAATGGATGAAACAAAAGCAGTGTTTAAAGAAGATGCTGGTAGAGGATGGAGACGTGTTGTTCCATCACCGAAGCCTGTAAGTATTCATGAACATAAAGTGATTAATTCTTTGGTGGAAGATGGAAACATAGTGATAGCTGTTGGCGGGGGTGGAATTCCAGTAATTGATTCCGAAGAAGGGTTAAAAGGAACTGAAGCGGTTATCGATAAAGATTTCGCTGCGCAGAAATTAGCAGAATTAGTAGATGCCGATACGCTCGTTATTTTAACTGCAGTTGATCATGTGTATGTAAATTATAATCAACCGAATCAAAAAAAATTAGAGCATGTCACAGTGAATCAATTAGAAGAATATATTGAAGAACAACAATTTGCTGCGGGAAGCATGCTTCCAAAAATTGAAGCTGCTATTAATTTTGTTAATACAAATCCAAAAAGAAAAACAATTATTACGTCTTTAGAAAAAGTATATGAAGCACTAGAAGAAAAAGCTGGTACTATTATTTCAAAACAGAATGTATGCATGTATGTTTAA
- a CDS encoding Crp/Fnr family transcriptional regulator — MNRRNVVKDLKQFELFAHLTEKKLKGLTEFVYWRTYKKGQFLFLEGDSRERIYFMLDGFVKLERVNQNGNLLYDDYVKRYSIFPYGGMFTDRGYNYTAEAMTDVEVYYIPTVIFEDMVKSSRTQLMYVVQQLSSILKLNENRVQNITIPNAQDRVIQTLNYLMQDLGEQSGEKIVISCPLTTIEISKISGTSRETVSSVLKQLKNDSIVTILDKKITIHNPTYFEEISM, encoded by the coding sequence ATGAATAGACGGAACGTAGTGAAAGACTTAAAGCAGTTCGAATTATTTGCTCATTTAACAGAAAAAAAATTGAAAGGCTTAACAGAGTTTGTTTATTGGCGAACTTATAAAAAAGGTCAATTTTTATTTTTAGAAGGGGATTCAAGGGAAAGAATTTACTTCATGTTAGATGGTTTTGTAAAGTTAGAGCGGGTTAATCAAAATGGGAACTTATTATACGATGACTATGTAAAGCGGTATTCTATTTTTCCTTATGGTGGTATGTTTACAGACAGAGGATATAACTATACAGCAGAAGCAATGACGGATGTGGAGGTATATTATATTCCAACGGTAATCTTTGAAGATATGGTAAAATCCAGCAGAACGCAATTGATGTACGTTGTTCAGCAATTATCATCTATATTAAAATTGAATGAAAATCGAGTGCAAAATATTACAATTCCTAATGCACAAGATCGTGTTATCCAAACGTTAAATTATTTAATGCAGGATTTAGGAGAACAGAGTGGGGAAAAGATTGTAATTTCATGTCCACTTACAACAATTGAAATATCCAAAATATCTGGAACATCTCGAGAGACAGTTAGCAGCGTATTAAAACAATTAAAAAATGATAGCATTGTTACAATTTTAGATAAAAAAATTACAATACACAATCCAACATATTTTGAAGAAATCTCAATGTGA